In Fervidobacterium nodosum Rt17-B1, one genomic interval encodes:
- a CDS encoding site-specific DNA-methyltransferase codes for MNRYEKEFYDTLKDLFIGEEIEGKSGYINLMKIKSNYYSKIVQPELQQLIENELINNNIQAFKEELFEKLYTFFKRYFSESGSIYFTYTPWSERIYERVYDPEKDVILFWKTHMLYYVKTEKNYKSLEIKIKGINGEDIKFYFDVSELEHKKANEKKEIMFEFKEIDKDKRIVLRCIYSERGKQTKIEEITKNAKETYKDITTEDIERAIRIFNKQSEVDYFINKDAEGFLKEQLDMYIYQYMFDSENIWSEKRIKEIQTFKKIAGKIIEFISQFENELVKIWNKPKFVFNSNYVITIDRIVEKEKGYEVLDKILNHEGMEEQIKEWKELGIVDEGFSKEEIYKQEQGSLFSGGTKINEKYKYLPLDTKYFKDIEVEILELFDNIDEELDGWLIKSENYQALNTILPKFKEKVQTIYIDPPFNKEQEADYLYKVGYKDATWITMLENRTRLGRDLMDEKGSIFVRCDYNGNAYLKMLLNDIFGKDNFRNEINVSRISKQDPKVKRFNTAADSLYLFSKSDNFKFNLILKKLSKKKEERWHAMDSQGQGQAIYIFGHLFEPPKGRHWTYGQEKIKQMEQEGRIRLKCRKCGYVHTNGIWRGCPNCGTVEDVKVEYLLPPTEEKQIDSNWTDISGYTSNWEFQTENSEILLKRVIESTSNEGDLVMDFFLGSGTTIAVAHKLRRKWIGVEMGEHFYTVVLPRMKKVLAYDKSGISKEKDVKEKYNEDNAGGFFKYYELEQYEEVLRNAKYEHGDLTLQPSPSKDVFNEYIFMRSPKFVEAVLKREGNEYKVDLSKIYPEKKLDIAETLSNVLGKKIRKISKESFELEDIGEIRYDNIPVEYIKPLIWW; via the coding sequence ATGAACAGGTATGAAAAAGAATTTTACGACACACTAAAAGACCTCTTCATTGGAGAAGAGATAGAAGGTAAATCTGGTTACATTAACTTAATGAAAATCAAAAGCAATTACTATTCCAAAATCGTCCAACCTGAATTGCAACAACTAATCGAAAACGAATTAATTAACAACAATATCCAAGCTTTCAAAGAAGAACTTTTCGAAAAATTGTACACCTTCTTCAAAAGATATTTCTCTGAGAGTGGTTCAATTTACTTCACTTACACCCCTTGGAGTGAAAGAATATACGAGAGAGTCTACGACCCTGAAAAAGATGTCATCCTCTTTTGGAAAACTCATATGCTTTACTATGTAAAAACAGAAAAAAACTACAAAAGCTTAGAAATAAAAATTAAAGGTATAAACGGTGAAGACATCAAATTCTACTTCGACGTATCAGAACTAGAACACAAAAAAGCAAATGAGAAAAAAGAGATAATGTTTGAATTCAAAGAAATTGATAAAGATAAAAGGATAGTGCTTAGGTGCATTTACTCAGAACGAGGAAAGCAAACAAAAATTGAGGAAATCACGAAAAATGCAAAAGAAACATACAAAGACATCACAACAGAAGACATAGAAAGAGCGATAAGAATATTTAACAAACAAAGTGAAGTAGATTACTTCATAAACAAAGATGCTGAAGGATTTCTAAAAGAACAATTAGACATGTACATATATCAGTACATGTTTGATTCAGAAAATATATGGAGTGAGAAAAGGATAAAAGAGATCCAAACATTCAAGAAAATAGCAGGTAAGATAATAGAATTCATATCACAATTTGAAAACGAGCTTGTCAAGATATGGAACAAGCCAAAATTTGTTTTTAACAGTAATTATGTGATAACAATAGACAGAATAGTTGAAAAAGAAAAGGGGTACGAAGTGCTTGATAAGATATTGAATCATGAAGGAATGGAAGAACAAATAAAAGAATGGAAAGAATTAGGGATAGTGGATGAAGGGTTCAGCAAAGAAGAGATATACAAACAAGAGCAAGGAAGTTTGTTTAGTGGAGGAACAAAAATAAACGAAAAATACAAATACTTGCCGTTAGATACGAAATATTTTAAAGACATAGAGGTTGAGATATTGGAATTATTTGACAATATAGATGAAGAACTTGATGGATGGTTGATAAAAAGCGAGAATTATCAAGCGCTAAATACGATATTACCAAAATTCAAAGAGAAAGTGCAAACGATATATATTGACCCGCCATTTAACAAGGAGCAAGAAGCAGACTATCTTTACAAAGTAGGATATAAAGATGCAACCTGGATTACAATGCTTGAGAATAGAACTAGACTTGGAAGAGATTTAATGGATGAAAAGGGAAGTATTTTTGTAAGATGTGATTATAATGGAAATGCTTATTTAAAAATGCTTTTAAATGACATTTTTGGGAAGGACAATTTTAGGAACGAGATAAATGTCAGTAGAATCAGCAAGCAAGATCCTAAAGTAAAAAGATTTAATACTGCCGCAGATTCACTTTATCTTTTTTCAAAATCCGACAATTTCAAATTCAATTTAATTTTAAAAAAACTAAGTAAAAAAAAGGAAGAAAGATGGCATGCTATGGATTCACAAGGACAAGGACAAGCAATATATATCTTTGGACATTTATTCGAACCTCCAAAAGGTAGGCACTGGACATATGGACAGGAAAAAATAAAACAGATGGAACAGGAAGGAAGGATAAGATTAAAATGTAGAAAATGTGGCTATGTTCATACTAATGGAATTTGGAGGGGATGCCCTAATTGTGGAACAGTAGAAGATGTTAAAGTAGAATATTTATTGCCTCCCACAGAAGAAAAACAAATAGATTCAAATTGGACTGATATCTCTGGTTATACATCAAACTGGGAGTTTCAAACCGAAAACTCCGAAATCCTTCTTAAGCGTGTCATAGAATCCACTTCCAACGAAGGAGATTTAGTTATGGATTTCTTTTTAGGAAGTGGCACAACAATTGCAGTAGCACATAAACTTAGAAGAAAATGGATTGGAGTAGAAATGGGAGAACATTTTTACACAGTAGTTTTGCCAAGAATGAAAAAAGTCTTAGCGTACGACAAATCAGGTATTTCAAAGGAAAAGGATGTTAAAGAAAAATACAATGAAGACAATGCTGGTGGTTTCTTTAAATACTATGAATTAGAGCAATACGAAGAAGTCTTACGTAATGCAAAATATGAGCATGGCGATTTAACATTGCAACCATCACCAAGTAAAGATGTATTTAATGAATACATATTCATGAGATCACCGAAGTTTGTAGAAGCTGTTTTAAAAAGAGAAGGAAATGAATACAAAGTTGACTTGTCAAAAATTTATCCAGAGAAGAAGTTAGATATAGCAGAGACATTGTCAAATGTATTAGGAAAGAAAATAAGGAAAATTAGTAAGGAAAGCTTTGAATTGGAAGATATTGGAGAAATAAGGTATGATAATATACCAGTAGAGTATATTAAACCATTAATTTGGTGGTGA
- a CDS encoding DEAD/DEAH box helicase family protein has product MPKTKSSRSVKNTNGLNIYPLLKSFIDEKVPMFEELPYDWRNVDLESFSSTKKLWDFQIEALKYAIRGLYYYYDVLKADKERFWDELITYDNALDLPSIMDIKKSESDVWKILSKYFYSYDDNISYSNFINRMGFWMATGSGKTLVIVKLIDILITYMERELIPSRYILFLTYRDDLIDQFKVHFEEFNKSQRGKILKLYELKEFHRTINSKKFFEFPIFYYRSDNISDEQKDKIINYELYENFGNWYVILDEAHKGDKESSKSQQYFSILSRNGFLFNFSATFTDPRDILTTAYEFNLSTFIENGYGKEIRIFDENVKIKIKNNGKIEDFNENEKYKIILKTLILLAYLRKKSREIRYVPELNLEYHSPLAVFLVNSVNTEDSDLKLLFRLIKEITSTEGYEKILNSEIFEDAKKSITQNSPINPFDENHSFSGSNITKEELLDISPSDILREVFNSETAGEIEIVKSKSEKELVLKLRTSETPFALIKIGDTNQLLNSLINEFNLRIQETFADEEFFSNLDEKEYISMLLGSRAFYEGWDSNRPNVIVFINIGTGDAAKKFVLQSIGRGLRVQPIKNGDRKRLGMMPEYSKYKSYILPIETLFVWGTKADTIETIIEGTKKIIENSGVRIELKKNIERIDGHKLFVPTYRKVRKIADFEKMLEDKKIQKYVINSIDFEDTKSVFDNISDEMLYFFYLTNEDEPVERIKILRKLFEDSYWDKFFRKDNNKKRLGWFECIKDIFRYINNQIIFETIPDIEECEEPIIHYKGIKIKLPREKEINEVREAIEEVYNEEYEKKISITGKGKYEIEIDFIKEHYFIPVIKALDKEAVKNLLANILREESEIDFIDELKRKSKHFERFDWWLFSKVIQKVDEIYIPYTNDDNGALEKFYPDFVFWFKKDNKYLVAFVDPKSTEFTSGYRKIDGFIRLFYENDKPKIFEKDGFKVIFDLYLYNKKAAAPEKYQDFWIKNIEELAERLTKRFDNMP; this is encoded by the coding sequence ATGCCAAAGACAAAAAGCTCAAGAAGTGTAAAAAATACAAATGGCTTGAACATTTACCCTCTTTTAAAGAGTTTCATTGATGAAAAAGTACCAATGTTTGAAGAATTACCATATGATTGGAGAAACGTTGATTTAGAATCATTTTCGAGTACAAAGAAATTATGGGATTTTCAGATAGAGGCTTTAAAATACGCAATAAGAGGATTGTATTATTACTATGATGTTCTAAAGGCTGATAAAGAAAGATTTTGGGATGAACTGATAACATACGACAATGCTTTAGACTTACCTTCCATAATGGATATTAAGAAATCAGAAAGTGATGTATGGAAAATTTTAAGCAAATACTTTTACAGTTATGATGATAACATTTCATATAGCAATTTTATCAACAGAATGGGATTTTGGATGGCAACGGGAAGTGGAAAAACTTTAGTTATAGTCAAACTGATCGATATACTAATAACTTACATGGAAAGAGAACTCATACCAAGTAGGTATATTCTTTTCTTAACATACAGAGATGATTTAATTGATCAGTTCAAGGTTCATTTTGAAGAATTCAATAAGTCTCAAAGAGGAAAAATATTGAAATTGTATGAATTGAAAGAATTCCATAGAACTATTAATTCTAAAAAATTTTTTGAATTCCCGATCTTTTATTATCGTTCCGACAACATTTCAGACGAACAAAAAGATAAAATAATTAACTATGAACTTTATGAAAACTTTGGTAACTGGTACGTTATATTAGACGAAGCACATAAAGGAGATAAGGAATCAAGTAAATCTCAACAATATTTTTCAATTTTGTCAAGGAATGGGTTTTTGTTCAATTTTTCAGCAACATTTACAGACCCAAGGGATATTCTAACAACAGCATACGAGTTCAACCTCTCTACTTTTATAGAAAACGGCTATGGTAAAGAAATAAGGATTTTTGATGAAAATGTAAAGATAAAAATTAAGAATAATGGAAAAATAGAAGATTTCAATGAAAACGAAAAATACAAAATTATCTTAAAAACCTTGATCTTACTCGCCTACTTGAGGAAAAAATCAAGAGAAATAAGATATGTCCCAGAGTTAAATTTGGAATACCATTCTCCTTTAGCGGTATTTTTGGTGAATTCAGTTAATACAGAAGATTCTGATCTAAAACTATTATTTAGATTGATAAAAGAAATTACATCAACAGAAGGTTATGAAAAAATACTAAATTCCGAAATCTTTGAAGATGCGAAGAAAAGTATCACTCAGAACAGTCCTATTAATCCTTTTGATGAAAATCACAGCTTTTCTGGGTCAAATATTACAAAAGAAGAGTTATTAGATATCTCTCCTTCAGATATCTTGAGAGAAGTGTTTAACTCTGAAACGGCTGGTGAAATAGAAATCGTAAAGTCAAAGTCTGAGAAAGAATTAGTTTTAAAGCTTAGGACTTCAGAAACACCATTCGCTCTTATAAAAATTGGTGACACAAATCAACTGCTTAATTCTCTAATCAATGAATTTAACCTAAGAATTCAGGAAACATTTGCCGATGAGGAGTTTTTTTCAAATTTGGATGAAAAAGAGTACATAAGTATGTTGCTTGGTTCCAGAGCATTTTACGAAGGTTGGGATTCGAATAGACCAAATGTTATTGTATTTATCAATATTGGAACAGGAGATGCTGCAAAGAAGTTCGTTTTACAATCCATTGGAAGAGGGTTGAGAGTCCAGCCTATTAAAAACGGTGACAGAAAAAGGTTAGGAATGATGCCTGAATACAGTAAATACAAAAGTTATATATTACCAATCGAAACTCTCTTTGTTTGGGGAACTAAAGCAGACACAATTGAAACAATTATCGAGGGTACAAAGAAAATAATTGAGAATTCAGGCGTAAGAATAGAACTGAAAAAGAACATTGAAAGGATTGACGGACACAAGCTATTTGTTCCAACTTACAGAAAAGTAAGAAAGATAGCAGATTTTGAAAAGATGTTGGAAGATAAAAAAATTCAAAAGTACGTTATTAACAGTATTGATTTTGAAGATACAAAGAGTGTGTTTGATAACATTTCTGATGAAATGTTGTATTTCTTTTACCTTACAAACGAAGACGAGCCAGTGGAAAGAATAAAGATTTTAAGAAAATTATTCGAAGATAGTTACTGGGACAAATTTTTCCGAAAAGACAATAACAAGAAAAGGCTAGGTTGGTTTGAGTGTATCAAAGATATATTCAGATATATAAACAATCAAATAATCTTTGAAACAATTCCAGATATTGAAGAATGCGAAGAACCTATAATACATTATAAGGGAATAAAGATAAAATTACCTAGGGAAAAAGAGATAAATGAAGTGAGGGAAGCTATTGAAGAAGTTTACAACGAAGAATACGAAAAGAAAATAAGCATAACAGGGAAAGGTAAATATGAAATTGAAATTGACTTCATAAAAGAACACTATTTTATCCCTGTGATAAAAGCTCTGGATAAAGAAGCAGTAAAGAATCTGTTGGCGAATATTCTTAGAGAAGAAAGTGAAATAGATTTTATTGATGAATTAAAAAGAAAATCAAAACATTTTGAAAGATTTGACTGGTGGCTGTTTAGTAAAGTAATTCAAAAAGTTGATGAAATATACATACCATATACAAATGATGATAATGGGGCTCTAGAAAAGTTTTATCCTGATTTTGTCTTTTGGTTTAAAAAAGATAATAAATATCTTGTTGCCTTTGTTGATCCAAAATCAACTGAATTTACCAGTGGTTATAGAAAGATAGATGGATTTATCAGACTATTTTATGAAAATGACAAACCAAAAATATTTGAAAAAGACGGATTTAAAGTAATTTTCGATCTGTATTTATACAATAAAAAAGCTGCCGCACCAGAAAAATACCAAGATTTCTGGATTAAAAACATAGAGGAACTTGCTGAAAGGTTAACTAAGAGATTTGATAACATGCCATGA
- a CDS encoding M48 family metallopeptidase — protein MEEIKIEKIIRSKRKTVALQITDNGTLIIRVPFNLSEESIWKIINKHKNWIYKNKQEIDARDPKILPKEFVSGEGFLYLGKYYKLHVVEKQDVPLKFENGFYLSKDVLNDAKNVFIDWYKKAAYEKITERVNWWAQKRGFKYNKINITNAQKRWASCSYKGNLNFSWRLIMAPLSVIDYVIVHEIVHLEEKNHSKAFWVKVKALMPDYKKYEDWLKKNGYLLKL, from the coding sequence ATGGAAGAGATAAAAATTGAAAAAATAATACGTTCAAAAAGAAAAACGGTAGCTTTGCAAATAACAGACAATGGAACATTAATTATTAGAGTTCCATTTAATTTGAGCGAGGAAAGTATTTGGAAAATTATAAATAAGCATAAAAATTGGATTTATAAAAATAAGCAGGAAATAGATGCAAGAGATCCTAAAATCTTGCCAAAAGAATTTGTAAGTGGAGAGGGATTTTTGTATCTCGGTAAGTATTATAAATTGCATGTAGTGGAAAAACAAGATGTCCCACTTAAATTTGAAAATGGTTTTTATCTTTCAAAAGATGTTTTGAATGACGCAAAAAATGTATTCATAGATTGGTACAAAAAGGCTGCATATGAAAAGATTACAGAACGGGTAAACTGGTGGGCTCAAAAAAGAGGATTTAAGTATAACAAAATAAACATAACAAATGCCCAAAAGAGATGGGCATCCTGCTCTTATAAAGGAAATTTGAATTTTTCTTGGCGACTTATTATGGCACCACTTTCTGTTATAGACTACGTTATTGTGCACGAAATTGTTCATCTTGAGGAGAAAAATCATAGCAAAGCCTTTTGGGTAAAAGTAAAAGCACTCATGCCTGACTATAAAAAATATGAAGATTGGTTGAAAAAGAATGGGTATTTATTAAAGCTCTAA